A single Hippopotamus amphibius kiboko isolate mHipAmp2 chromosome 5, mHipAmp2.hap2, whole genome shotgun sequence DNA region contains:
- the DUSP29 gene encoding dual specificity phosphatase 29 isoform X3, giving the protein MTSREPKTSLKNAYPSPKKLLPKVEEEGEAEDYCTPGAFELERLFWKGSPQYTHVNEVWPKLYIGDEATALDRYGLQKAGFTHVLNAAHGRWNVDTGPDYYRDMAIEYHGVEAEDLPTFDLSVFFHPAAAFIDAALRYDHRKEVRTKYCHGSPIWTAFTAPGTASSELSYCGFNSMKLSKKSQGRYHEALKIRF; this is encoded by the exons ATGACATCCAGAGAACCGAAGACAAGCCTCAAGAATGCCTACCCGTCTCCCAAGAAGCTGCTGCccaaggtggaggaggagggggaggctgaGGATTACTGCACCCCCGGAGCCTTCGAGCTGGAGCGTCTCTTCTGGAAGGGCAGTCCCCAGTACACCCATGTCAACGAGGTCTGGCCCAAGCTCTACATCGGTGATGA GGCGACGGCGCTGGACCGCTACGGGCTGCAGAAGGCGGGCTTCACGCACGTGCTGAACGCGGCCCACGGCCGCTGGAACGTGGACACAGGGCCCGACTACTACCGCGACATGGCCATCGAGTACCACGGCGTCGAGGCCGAGGACCTGCCCACCTTCGACCTCAGTGTCTTCTTCCACCCAGCGGCCGCTTTCATCGACGCTGCGCTCCGCTACGATCACA GAAAAGAAGTACGGACAAAATACTGCCACGGGAGCCCCATTTGGACTGCCTTCACTGCCCCTGGCACGGCGTCTTCAGAGCTGAgttactgtggttttaattcaATGAAATTGTCTAAGAAATCCCAGGGCAGATACCATGAGGCTCTAAAGATCAGATTTTAG
- the DUSP29 gene encoding dual specificity phosphatase 29 isoform X1, giving the protein MTSCRKERKSLGSKMTSREPKTSLKNAYPSPKKLLPKVEEEGEAEDYCTPGAFELERLFWKGSPQYTHVNEVWPKLYIGDEATALDRYGLQKAGFTHVLNAAHGRWNVDTGPDYYRDMAIEYHGVEAEDLPTFDLSVFFHPAAAFIDAALRYDHSKILVHCAMGRSRSATLVLAYLMIHRNMTLVDAIQQVAKNRCVLPNRGFLKQLRELDKQLVQQRRQARLGGDGDRAGENSSRHQAGRDGF; this is encoded by the exons ATGACCAGctgcagaaaggaaagaaaatccctTGGCTCCAAAATGACATCCAGAGAACCGAAGACAAGCCTCAAGAATGCCTACCCGTCTCCCAAGAAGCTGCTGCccaaggtggaggaggagggggaggctgaGGATTACTGCACCCCCGGAGCCTTCGAGCTGGAGCGTCTCTTCTGGAAGGGCAGTCCCCAGTACACCCATGTCAACGAGGTCTGGCCCAAGCTCTACATCGGTGATGA GGCGACGGCGCTGGACCGCTACGGGCTGCAGAAGGCGGGCTTCACGCACGTGCTGAACGCGGCCCACGGCCGCTGGAACGTGGACACAGGGCCCGACTACTACCGCGACATGGCCATCGAGTACCACGGCGTCGAGGCCGAGGACCTGCCCACCTTCGACCTCAGTGTCTTCTTCCACCCAGCGGCCGCTTTCATCGACGCTGCGCTCCGCTACGATCACA GTAAGATCCTGGTTCACTGCGCCATGGGCCGCAGCCGGTCGGCGACTCTGGTCCTGGCCTACCTGATGATTCACAGGAACATGACCCTGGTGGACGCCATCCAACAAGTGGCCAAGAACCGCTGTGTCCTACCCAACCGGGGCTTTCTGAAGCAGCTCCGGGAACTGGACAAGCAGCTGGTGCAGCAGAGGCGACAGGCCCGGCTCGGCGGGGACGGTGACAGGGCTG GAGAAAACAGCAGCAGGCACCAAGCAGGGAGAGATGGCTTCTAG
- the DUSP29 gene encoding dual specificity phosphatase 29 isoform X2, translated as MTSREPKTSLKNAYPSPKKLLPKVEEEGEAEDYCTPGAFELERLFWKGSPQYTHVNEVWPKLYIGDEATALDRYGLQKAGFTHVLNAAHGRWNVDTGPDYYRDMAIEYHGVEAEDLPTFDLSVFFHPAAAFIDAALRYDHSKILVHCAMGRSRSATLVLAYLMIHRNMTLVDAIQQVAKNRCVLPNRGFLKQLRELDKQLVQQRRQARLGGDGDRAGENSSRHQAGRDGF; from the exons ATGACATCCAGAGAACCGAAGACAAGCCTCAAGAATGCCTACCCGTCTCCCAAGAAGCTGCTGCccaaggtggaggaggagggggaggctgaGGATTACTGCACCCCCGGAGCCTTCGAGCTGGAGCGTCTCTTCTGGAAGGGCAGTCCCCAGTACACCCATGTCAACGAGGTCTGGCCCAAGCTCTACATCGGTGATGA GGCGACGGCGCTGGACCGCTACGGGCTGCAGAAGGCGGGCTTCACGCACGTGCTGAACGCGGCCCACGGCCGCTGGAACGTGGACACAGGGCCCGACTACTACCGCGACATGGCCATCGAGTACCACGGCGTCGAGGCCGAGGACCTGCCCACCTTCGACCTCAGTGTCTTCTTCCACCCAGCGGCCGCTTTCATCGACGCTGCGCTCCGCTACGATCACA GTAAGATCCTGGTTCACTGCGCCATGGGCCGCAGCCGGTCGGCGACTCTGGTCCTGGCCTACCTGATGATTCACAGGAACATGACCCTGGTGGACGCCATCCAACAAGTGGCCAAGAACCGCTGTGTCCTACCCAACCGGGGCTTTCTGAAGCAGCTCCGGGAACTGGACAAGCAGCTGGTGCAGCAGAGGCGACAGGCCCGGCTCGGCGGGGACGGTGACAGGGCTG GAGAAAACAGCAGCAGGCACCAAGCAGGGAGAGATGGCTTCTAG